The Tepidisphaeraceae bacterium genome includes a region encoding these proteins:
- a CDS encoding substrate-binding domain-containing protein translates to MTNQRPISVMAAVSLGVQAPHVAGVLAGINAVAVARGWVLHMYDPGQFLRPAMIDHKPDLMVAVMTGDLPEELLNGSSGVPLVAAGLDLSDRGVVSVDVDDEAAGELAGQHLASRGLRTLAAFGFWQHGWALRRVVGFRRAAMNAGIPCVVSGWPDVTTDPPIGDAGLSKPIEIRAWLLSLPKPTGMMICCDAWAQLITNQARLAGIRVPEDLALVGIDNNPQVCELMHPPLSSVDIPWRRIGYDAAQLGERLLRRESIDVRRIALPPAGVVARRSSDVLAVDDPDVAAALAFIHARADRPVTVAQILRHVPVYQHRLERKFKQLVGRRMQQEIRRVHVELAKRLLTATDLPMPDVAVKSGFANASKLSVAFRTETGQTPSDFRRRFRLAPL, encoded by the coding sequence ATGACGAATCAGCGACCCATCTCCGTTATGGCGGCCGTGAGTCTCGGCGTACAGGCACCCCACGTGGCCGGTGTGCTCGCGGGGATCAACGCCGTTGCCGTGGCTCGCGGTTGGGTCCTGCACATGTACGATCCGGGCCAGTTTTTGCGGCCCGCAATGATCGACCACAAGCCGGACCTCATGGTGGCAGTGATGACCGGTGATCTGCCGGAAGAGCTGCTCAATGGCAGTTCGGGCGTGCCATTGGTAGCGGCAGGACTGGACCTGTCAGACAGGGGGGTGGTGTCCGTGGACGTCGACGACGAGGCGGCCGGAGAGTTGGCAGGCCAGCACTTGGCCTCGCGCGGGTTGCGAACGCTTGCCGCGTTCGGTTTCTGGCAGCATGGGTGGGCACTTCGTCGCGTGGTCGGCTTCCGCAGGGCCGCGATGAACGCCGGCATCCCTTGCGTGGTCAGTGGATGGCCAGATGTCACCACTGACCCCCCGATCGGCGACGCGGGCCTTAGCAAGCCGATCGAGATCCGGGCGTGGCTGCTTTCGCTGCCGAAACCGACGGGCATGATGATTTGCTGCGACGCGTGGGCTCAATTGATCACCAATCAGGCGCGCTTGGCTGGCATTCGGGTGCCGGAAGACCTCGCGCTCGTTGGGATCGACAATAACCCCCAGGTCTGCGAGCTGATGCACCCACCCCTGTCGAGCGTGGACATCCCATGGCGGCGCATCGGTTACGACGCTGCGCAGCTTGGCGAGCGGTTGCTGAGGCGGGAGTCGATCGACGTGCGCCGCATCGCGCTGCCACCGGCGGGCGTTGTCGCGCGACGCAGCAGTGATGTGCTGGCCGTGGACGACCCGGACGTGGCCGCGGCACTGGCGTTCATTCACGCCCGCGCCGACCGCCCCGTCACCGTCGCCCAGATCCTTCGCCACGTGCCGGTGTATCAGCACCGGCTCGAACGGAAGTTCAAGCAGTTGGTCGGCCGACGCATGCAACAGGAGATCCGGCGCGTCCACGTCGAACTAGCCAAGCGCCTGCTGACCGCCACCGACCTGCCGATGCCCGACGTCGCCGTGAAGAGCGGTTTCGCCAACGCCAGCAAGCTGTCGGTGGCCTTCCGCACCGAGACCGGACAGACGCCGAGCGACTTTCGCCGTCGCTTTCGTCTCGCGCCACTGTAA
- a CDS encoding Gfo/Idh/MocA family oxidoreductase, translating into MIQPITRWGIVGTGYAKEFAKAMAALPDAKVIAVASRFQASADAFGHQFGVPHCYDSVAALARDPDVDAVYIASAPQFHAEHALELIGQGKAVLVEKPFTINADEAKAVIALAKEKGVFCMEGLWSRFLPAARVMAGWLAEGQIGDVRQVIADFGFCTEWDPEKRHFSMERRGGCLLDVGCYSLAFATMALGLGPIGISAQGTLCATGVDEQAAMVLKYPRGGLAVLSCANRTRTPHRGCIIGTEGQIHVEQFTWAHGATLLRNGQEPLTVEPKLPLPASCYQANETMRCLRLGLTESPLLPSSEVIERMEVMDEIRRQIGLVYPGESVCPLAPGPRIG; encoded by the coding sequence ATGATTCAACCGATCACTCGCTGGGGCATTGTTGGTACCGGCTATGCCAAGGAATTTGCGAAGGCGATGGCTGCGCTACCCGACGCGAAAGTCATCGCGGTCGCGTCGCGCTTTCAGGCCAGCGCCGATGCCTTTGGCCACCAGTTCGGTGTGCCTCACTGCTATGACAGCGTGGCGGCGCTGGCGAGGGATCCGGACGTCGACGCCGTCTACATCGCGTCTGCCCCTCAATTCCACGCGGAGCATGCGTTGGAACTCATCGGTCAGGGCAAAGCAGTGCTCGTCGAGAAGCCGTTCACCATCAACGCGGACGAGGCCAAGGCGGTCATCGCACTGGCGAAGGAGAAGGGCGTGTTCTGCATGGAGGGGCTGTGGTCTCGCTTCCTGCCCGCCGCCCGCGTGATGGCAGGCTGGCTGGCTGAAGGACAGATCGGTGACGTGCGGCAGGTGATCGCCGATTTCGGGTTTTGCACGGAGTGGGATCCCGAGAAGCGGCACTTCTCTATGGAGCGACGCGGCGGTTGTCTGCTCGACGTGGGATGCTATTCCCTGGCATTCGCTACGATGGCCTTGGGGCTCGGGCCGATCGGTATCTCCGCCCAAGGCACTCTTTGCGCCACCGGCGTCGACGAGCAGGCCGCCATGGTGTTGAAGTATCCCAGAGGCGGGTTAGCAGTCTTGTCTTGCGCCAACCGAACCCGCACGCCCCACCGCGGGTGCATCATCGGCACCGAAGGTCAAATTCATGTTGAACAGTTCACCTGGGCGCACGGGGCCACACTGCTTCGGAATGGACAGGAGCCACTGACCGTCGAGCCAAAGCTCCCACTGCCTGCGAGCTGTTATCAAGCGAACGAAACGATGCGCTGCCTTCGCCTGGGCCTCACCGAGAGCCCGCTCCTCCCCAGTTCTGAAGTTATAGAGCGCATGGAGGTTATGGATGAGATCCGCCGGCAGATTGGTCTTGTGTACCCTGGAGAATCAGTATGTCCGCTTGCGCCCGGCCCTAGAATTGGATAG
- a CDS encoding TIM barrel protein, whose amino-acid sequence MNPLQGALRVGGPVFVKTDDPVELARAHRDAGWSAALGPPIDPGDSSQARRVRDAFAAVDVMLAEVGAWGNMISPDTARRTASLAKVTRKLAEADALAARCCINYLGTLDPDTDFGPHPANLTPDAFDLAVETIRAVIDAVRPTRTKFCLEMMQWIIPDSVEIYADLIRAVDRNAFAAHVDPVNLVLTPRQYFDTGKLIRHAFAVLGPHVVSCHAKDVVLRYSLGLHMDEVPPGKGAMDYVTYLREIRELGRDVPLLIEHLGSAEEYEQARLHLAACDRPH is encoded by the coding sequence ATGAATCCGTTACAGGGCGCGTTGCGTGTGGGTGGCCCGGTGTTCGTGAAGACCGACGATCCTGTTGAACTCGCACGCGCGCACCGCGACGCCGGGTGGTCGGCGGCCCTCGGTCCACCGATTGACCCCGGCGACTCGAGCCAAGCCCGCCGGGTGCGAGACGCTTTTGCAGCCGTGGACGTGATGTTGGCGGAGGTTGGGGCCTGGGGCAACATGATCTCACCCGACACCGCGCGGCGAACGGCGAGCCTCGCGAAGGTGACGCGCAAACTCGCCGAGGCCGACGCGCTGGCTGCGCGGTGCTGCATCAATTACCTGGGGACGCTCGATCCCGACACCGACTTCGGTCCGCACCCCGCTAATCTGACCCCCGATGCGTTCGACCTTGCCGTGGAAACGATTCGCGCGGTCATCGATGCCGTGCGTCCGACCCGAACGAAGTTCTGTCTGGAGATGATGCAGTGGATCATTCCCGATAGCGTCGAGATCTACGCAGATTTGATTCGCGCCGTCGACCGCAATGCGTTTGCCGCGCACGTGGATCCAGTGAACCTCGTGCTCACGCCGCGTCAGTACTTTGATACCGGAAAACTCATACGCCATGCCTTTGCCGTACTTGGTCCGCACGTGGTCAGCTGCCATGCGAAGGACGTCGTGTTGCGATACTCCCTTGGGCTGCACATGGACGAGGTGCCGCCCGGCAAGGGCGCGATGGATTACGTGACGTACCTTCGCGAGATCCGCGAACTGGGGCGAGACGTCCCGTTGCTCATCGAGCACCTGGGCTCGGCCGAGGAGTATGAACAAGCCCGCCTGCACTTGGCGGCATGTGATCGGCCGCACTGA
- a CDS encoding substrate-binding domain-containing protein encodes MKVDRISMLVPPDYHYERGVIRGIIRYTFPLKRWLFVESFSPWLFENFQIRGALTHLTAPRELEYLRTKDFPVVDTTRVLPEAADLPRVAPDDHAIGAMAAAYFLERQYEHFVYIVRREAVYSELREAAFTEAVEAAGHRVHRMNFVGMHSADYDEYVIGWLREVPKPFAGFGADDRMVRHLSDMCVQADINVPQEAALLGVNNDELACTQSFVPISSIDVPAEQIGFEATRLLDQLMRGKAPPSGPILLPPTGVVTRASSDLQAVSDPDIIAAMRFIHENAEHQIDYDDVADAARLSRRTLQIRFKRVMGRTVMYEIEHARIERAKRMLAQTDLRAPDIARSSGFATALQMYRAFQRRLNTTPGEYRKHYRFR; translated from the coding sequence ATGAAAGTCGACCGAATCTCGATGTTGGTTCCGCCCGACTACCACTATGAGCGCGGCGTAATCCGGGGAATTATCCGATACACGTTTCCCCTGAAACGGTGGCTGTTCGTCGAGTCGTTTTCGCCATGGCTCTTCGAGAACTTTCAGATCCGAGGTGCGCTGACACATCTGACTGCGCCGCGCGAATTGGAATACCTGCGGACCAAGGATTTTCCGGTGGTGGATACAACCCGCGTCCTTCCGGAGGCGGCAGATTTGCCACGGGTGGCGCCGGATGACCACGCGATCGGCGCGATGGCGGCGGCGTACTTTCTCGAGCGGCAGTACGAACACTTCGTCTACATCGTGAGGCGTGAGGCGGTCTACTCCGAACTTCGAGAAGCAGCGTTCACGGAAGCGGTGGAGGCGGCCGGGCACCGTGTGCATCGCATGAACTTCGTCGGCATGCATTCAGCCGACTACGACGAGTACGTCATCGGCTGGTTGCGCGAAGTGCCCAAACCCTTCGCCGGCTTTGGCGCCGATGACCGGATGGTGCGACACTTGAGCGACATGTGCGTTCAGGCCGACATCAACGTGCCGCAGGAGGCGGCGTTGCTTGGCGTGAACAACGACGAGCTGGCCTGCACGCAGTCGTTCGTGCCGATCTCGAGCATCGACGTGCCGGCCGAGCAGATCGGTTTCGAGGCGACGCGGCTGCTCGACCAGTTGATGCGGGGGAAGGCGCCACCCTCGGGCCCGATCCTATTGCCCCCTACCGGCGTGGTGACCCGCGCGTCGTCCGACCTGCAGGCAGTCAGCGATCCGGACATCATTGCCGCAATGCGTTTCATCCACGAGAACGCCGAACACCAGATCGACTACGACGACGTCGCCGACGCCGCCCGCCTCAGCCGCCGGACGCTGCAGATCCGATTCAAGCGCGTCATGGGGCGAACGGTGATGTACGAGATTGAGCACGCGCGGATCGAGCGTGCGAAGCGCATGCTCGCTCAGACTGACCTGCGCGCGCCTGACATCGCCAGGTCGTCGGGATTTGCGACCGCCCTGCAAATGTACCGCGCGTTTCAGCGGCGGCTGAACACGACGCCTGGCGAGTATCGCAAGCATTACCGCTTCCGATGA
- a CDS encoding PEP-CTERM sorting domain-containing protein (PEP-CTERM proteins occur, often in large numbers, in the proteomes of bacteria that also encode an exosortase, a predicted intramembrane cysteine proteinase. The presence of a PEP-CTERM domain at a protein's C-terminus predicts cleavage within the sorting domain, followed by covalent anchoring to some some component of the (usually Gram-negative) cell surface. Many PEP-CTERM proteins exhibit an unusual sequence composition that includes large numbers of potential glycosylation sites. Expression of one such protein has been shown restore the ability of a bacterium to form floc, a type of biofilm.), whose amino-acid sequence MTVFTCSMAKVAVNRPVRLMTLLMSRVWQAESVYLFSLGGRMNRFLLCAAAVSVLSASTVSMAAFTYDFNAGQTDFTNNFSATGNNSVLPTNGLSGGGGLDRTTGGGAYVYYKTSLGQFTTAGQTASLSYYFLGSANNTAGVNDFLGFSTNIANGNPTSTNNTNNIVAGVKAQLVNNALVNSAYSNTSSRIETSNNSGSGLVATAGPTTFTLPVNGTSPAQWFYQTLSLTYNGSGSFDVATSLHNSSNTGAIGTLLDSYSVTRTGLTSLENAPIYGGFQVFSGSNSNIRAGAADNFTANEIAAVPEPTSLAALGLAGLLGLRRRARSM is encoded by the coding sequence GTGACGGTGTTCACTTGTTCGATGGCGAAGGTGGCCGTCAACCGTCCTGTCCGTTTGATGACGCTGCTGATGTCACGTGTGTGGCAGGCGGAGTCGGTCTACCTGTTTTCCCTTGGAGGAAGAATGAATCGCTTCTTGTTGTGTGCCGCGGCCGTTTCCGTTCTGTCCGCAAGCACCGTTTCGATGGCGGCTTTTACTTACGACTTTAACGCTGGTCAGACAGACTTTACTAACAACTTTAGCGCGACTGGCAACAACTCAGTTCTCCCAACAAACGGGCTGTCGGGAGGCGGTGGCCTCGATCGTACAACCGGCGGCGGCGCGTACGTCTACTATAAGACGTCGCTTGGACAGTTCACTACAGCCGGTCAAACGGCTTCGCTCTCCTACTACTTCCTTGGTTCGGCAAACAACACTGCTGGCGTGAATGACTTCCTGGGGTTCTCGACCAACATTGCGAACGGGAACCCGACGTCGACGAACAACACGAACAATATTGTGGCTGGTGTGAAGGCGCAGCTCGTCAATAACGCACTCGTGAACAGCGCGTATTCCAACACGTCGTCGCGGATCGAAACCAGCAACAACAGCGGAAGTGGGCTTGTTGCCACGGCCGGTCCCACGACGTTCACCCTTCCGGTTAATGGCACCAGTCCTGCTCAGTGGTTCTATCAGACGCTCTCCCTGACGTACAACGGTAGCGGGAGCTTCGATGTCGCCACCTCGCTGCACAACTCGTCCAACACCGGTGCGATTGGTACGCTATTGGACAGCTACTCCGTCACGCGCACGGGTCTGACTTCGCTCGAAAACGCCCCGATCTACGGTGGCTTTCAAGTCTTCAGCGGCAGCAATTCGAACATTCGCGCTGGCGCCGCAGACAACTTCACCGCCAACGAGATTGCTGCGGTCCCCGAACCAACTTCCCTGGCCGCCCTCGGCTTGGCCGGGCTGCTGGGTCTGCGCCGTCGCGCTCGGTCGATGTAA
- a CDS encoding PEP-CTERM sorting domain-containing protein: MRPGSRTPFSWVRRLVDRRVAVCAAVASAVSAASLVQAQSTKFTFTQMDFYDGAPFLGTDALASDGEVRTSFRAVAVQAVAVPEPSSLGLLCVTAGALLRRGRRATR, translated from the coding sequence ATGCGCCCAGGTTCTCGCACCCCATTTTCTTGGGTTCGCCGGCTGGTCGACCGCCGGGTTGCGGTCTGCGCGGCGGTGGCGTCCGCCGTGTCGGCGGCGTCGCTGGTACAGGCTCAGTCCACCAAATTCACGTTCACCCAGATGGACTTCTACGACGGCGCCCCGTTCCTGGGCACCGATGCGCTGGCCAGCGACGGTGAGGTCCGCACGAGCTTCCGCGCCGTCGCCGTCCAGGCGGTGGCCGTGCCCGAGCCGTCGTCGCTCGGGTTGCTGTGTGTCACCGCTGGCGCGCTCTTGCGTCGCGGTCGCCGCGCGACGCGTTGA